From Companilactobacillus heilongjiangensis, one genomic window encodes:
- a CDS encoding formate--tetrahydrofolate ligase: MSFPSDIEIAQINEHDKMKNINEIAGKIGLTSDDIEPYGHYKAKFSGRSIVKSMEKDDGKLILVTSINPTPAGEGKSTVAIGLADSLQSLGKKTVLALREPSLGPVMGMKGGATGGGYAQVVPMEDINLHFTGDMHALTSAVNTLAALIDNHIHQGNALNIDPRRITWKRALDINDRSLRNIVIGLGGPFSSVPREDHFEITVASELMAVLCLAQDIDDLKERISSILIAYTYDKKPIFVRDLRVEGAITVLLKDALKPNLVQTLENTPAIIHGGPFANIAHGCNSILATKLAMKLGDYAVTEAGFGADLGGEKFLDIVTPRLNHAPNAIVIVATVRALKYNGGQKLDDIKNEDLNALNLGFKNLKRHIHNMRYYHIPVVVAINKFDTDTDNEIKLLTTLCDEVGVDVELAEIHHNGSKGGQALAKAVIKATEKEASYTRLYEDGETTEAKIATIASEIYGANNVEYSAKARKQLQILKDQAWDDLPVCIAKTQYSLSDDPKRLGSPTDFTLHVTDIVPKLGAGFVVVLTGNVMTMPGLPKKPAALGMDVDNEGTIGGLF, encoded by the coding sequence ATGTCATTTCCAAGTGATATCGAAATCGCTCAAATCAATGAGCATGACAAGATGAAAAATATTAACGAAATTGCTGGTAAGATCGGTTTGACATCAGATGATATTGAACCATATGGTCATTACAAGGCTAAGTTCTCAGGTCGTAGCATTGTTAAAAGTATGGAGAAAGATGATGGAAAGTTAATTCTAGTTACTTCTATCAATCCGACTCCTGCTGGTGAAGGTAAATCAACCGTAGCTATCGGTTTAGCAGATTCTTTACAGTCACTTGGTAAAAAGACCGTCCTAGCACTTCGTGAACCATCATTAGGACCAGTTATGGGGATGAAAGGTGGCGCCACTGGTGGTGGTTATGCCCAAGTCGTTCCTATGGAAGATATCAATCTGCATTTCACAGGTGATATGCACGCCTTAACAAGTGCAGTTAACACTTTGGCAGCTTTGATCGATAATCATATTCACCAAGGTAATGCCTTAAATATTGACCCTCGTCGCATTACATGGAAGAGAGCCCTAGATATCAATGATCGTTCATTGAGGAATATCGTTATTGGATTAGGTGGACCATTTAGTTCAGTGCCTCGTGAAGATCACTTTGAAATTACTGTTGCTAGTGAATTGATGGCTGTACTTTGTTTAGCACAAGACATCGATGACTTGAAGGAACGTATTTCAAGTATCTTGATTGCCTACACATATGACAAGAAACCAATCTTTGTTAGAGATTTGCGTGTTGAAGGTGCAATTACTGTTCTTTTGAAGGATGCTTTGAAACCTAATTTAGTACAAACTCTAGAAAATACACCAGCTATTATCCACGGTGGTCCATTCGCTAACATCGCCCATGGATGTAACAGTATCTTAGCTACTAAATTAGCTATGAAGTTAGGTGACTACGCTGTTACTGAAGCTGGATTCGGGGCTGACCTTGGTGGTGAGAAGTTCTTGGATATCGTTACTCCAAGACTTAACCATGCTCCAAATGCTATCGTTATTGTAGCAACTGTTCGTGCTTTGAAGTACAACGGTGGCCAAAAGCTAGATGATATTAAGAATGAAGATTTGAACGCTTTGAATCTTGGCTTTAAGAACTTGAAACGTCACATTCATAATATGCGTTACTATCACATTCCAGTAGTTGTTGCTATCAACAAGTTTGATACAGATACTGATAACGAAATCAAACTTTTGACAACACTCTGCGACGAAGTAGGCGTTGACGTTGAATTAGCTGAAATCCACCACAATGGTAGTAAAGGTGGTCAAGCTTTAGCTAAGGCTGTTATCAAAGCAACTGAAAAAGAAGCAAGCTATACACGTCTTTATGAAGATGGCGAAACAACTGAAGCCAAGATTGCGACAATTGCTTCTGAAATCTATGGTGCTAATAACGTTGAATACAGCGCTAAGGCTCGCAAACAATTACAAATTTTGAAAGATCAAGCTTGGGATGACTTGCCAGTCTGTATCGCTAAGACTCAATATTCCTTGAGTGACGATCCTAAACGCCTTGGTTCCCCAACTGACTTTACCTTACATGTAACAGATATCGTACCAAAGCTTGGTGCCGGATTCGTTGTTGTATTAACAGGTAATGTGATGACTATGCCAGGACTTCCAAAGAAGCCCGCTGCTTTAGGTATGGATGTCGACAATGAGGGAACTATCGGAGGATTGTTCTAG
- a CDS encoding EbsA family protein, translating to MSKKHLVQPTGAWGIIMWSIALSLACLGIILQLELMTLSFIPFLIWIIDGIYVFYIITNSWVSITANQVIIKEPYYKTRTFDHADVNIKANNKWTMEFDFNNRDFFPFRITSTKGILSLIKKEAGESNVISK from the coding sequence ATGTCAAAGAAACATTTAGTTCAACCAACTGGCGCATGGGGAATCATTATGTGGTCAATTGCATTGAGTCTCGCATGTTTGGGAATCATTTTGCAACTGGAGCTCATGACGCTCAGTTTTATTCCTTTTCTAATTTGGATCATTGATGGAATCTACGTTTTCTATATTATAACTAACTCTTGGGTTAGCATAACAGCGAACCAGGTAATCATCAAAGAACCTTATTACAAGACGCGGACGTTTGACCACGCCGATGTCAATATAAAAGCGAATAATAAATGGACGATGGAATTCGATTTTAATAATCGTGATTTCTTCCCATTTAGGATTACTTCCACAAAAGGGATTTTAAGTCTAATAAAAAAAGAAGCAGGTGAAAGCAATGTCATTTCCAAGTGA
- a CDS encoding reverse transcriptase-like protein, protein MIKLYTDAGLNTNLNLGVVAFVIKRDEKTYKEAIHQDNTDNHYLEFLALKLALQKIINEQWNNEIVLIHSDSQIVIDSIDKNYSKHYQPILDDILKQLEQFPTYFAKHIADKDNGAAHALVHQKMLNIRTHGDK, encoded by the coding sequence ATGATTAAATTGTACACCGACGCCGGATTAAATACTAATCTAAATCTTGGTGTTGTAGCGTTCGTTATAAAGCGTGATGAAAAAACTTATAAAGAGGCAATCCACCAAGATAACACCGATAACCACTATTTAGAATTTTTGGCATTAAAACTTGCCCTACAAAAGATTATAAACGAACAATGGAATAATGAGATAGTTTTAATACATTCAGATAGTCAAATTGTCATTGATAGTATTGATAAAAATTATTCAAAACACTATCAACCGATATTGGACGATATTTTAAAACAATTAGAACAGTTTCCAACCTACTTTGCCAAACACATTGCTGACAAGGATAATGGAGCGGCTCATGCCCTTGTTCACCAAAAAATGTTAAATATTAGAACACACGGTGACAAATAG
- a CDS encoding lipoate--protein ligase has protein sequence MYYVVMKDRDIRDNLATEQYLMNNVKFDEPLVLFYIEKPCIIVGRNQNTIEEINSDYIKDNNITVTRRISGGGAVYQDLGNLCFSFVVDSDDKNFGDFKSFTQPIIDALHQMGATTAEVSGRNDLLVDGKKFSGNAMYSRNGKTFSHGTLSLDVDLDVLTKALHVSKDKIASKGIKSIRSRVTNLRPYLAPEYQNLTTEEFRDRLLLELFHANSLDEIKDRQYIVSADQQKEIDKIKEQYYYNWDWVYGKSPAFTAKQRKHFDMGTVDVRYNIANGKVENIEIYGDFFGMKDVNDIKEKLLNVKFDRDEILKVLDQFNLDDYFKGIPKEDLGKLFTP, from the coding sequence ATGTATTACGTTGTTATGAAAGATCGCGATATCCGTGATAACCTGGCTACCGAACAATATTTGATGAATAATGTGAAATTTGATGAACCTTTGGTTCTCTTTTATATTGAAAAACCATGTATTATCGTCGGCCGCAATCAAAATACGATTGAAGAAATTAATAGTGACTATATCAAGGACAATAATATTACCGTTACTCGCCGAATTTCCGGTGGTGGCGCAGTTTATCAAGACCTTGGTAATCTTTGTTTCAGTTTCGTAGTTGATTCAGACGATAAAAACTTTGGTGATTTCAAATCCTTTACCCAACCTATCATTGATGCCCTACACCAAATGGGTGCTACCACAGCCGAAGTATCTGGCCGTAATGACCTGTTAGTCGATGGCAAGAAGTTCTCTGGTAATGCAATGTACTCCAGAAATGGCAAGACATTCTCACACGGAACATTGTCACTTGATGTTGACCTTGATGTTTTGACAAAAGCTTTGCACGTCTCAAAGGATAAGATTGCTTCTAAAGGTATTAAATCTATCCGTAGTCGTGTAACTAACTTACGTCCATACTTGGCTCCTGAGTACCAAAATTTAACAACAGAAGAGTTCCGTGACCGTTTGTTATTAGAGTTATTCCACGCTAACAGTCTAGATGAAATTAAAGACCGTCAATATATTGTTTCTGCAGATCAACAAAAAGAAATCGATAAAATCAAAGAACAATATTATTACAATTGGGATTGGGTTTACGGTAAATCCCCTGCTTTCACTGCCAAACAACGTAAACACTTTGACATGGGAACTGTTGATGTTCGTTACAACATTGCTAATGGTAAAGTTGAGAACATTGAAATTTACGGTGACTTCTTTGGTATGAAAGATGTTAATGATATTAAAGAAAAATTGTTGAATGTTAAATTTGATCGTGATGAAATTTTAAAAGTTCTTGACCAATTTAATTTAGATGATTATTTCAAAGGTATCCCTAAGGAAGACCTAGGTAAATTATTCACTCCCTAA
- a CDS encoding magnesium transporter CorA family protein, translating into MINEIALNHGIQLIDVHSTESLNDDDRAILIEKYNLTNEILDYADDENERARFEYDEITNTYLIVYNVQNENEQTPDMSQRVLPISFAIREQKLFLFTNDATHYIKDYLISAKNHLKQTDQHEVWEFIFNTLDQISSDYSDQISEADVRRNRIQTLIKKHHSSEKQILELADLEDLTTYLNTAINGNLTVVKQLELISSGNVQDLHLNKTSREHLHDSLIEIEQIKNQVDLSSDIIDRISNTYNNILNNRTNTTMKVLTIYTIVLSIPTIVSGFYGMNMKLPVADQGWSWIFSLIITVVIILVILWDLHRRDSL; encoded by the coding sequence ATGATTAATGAAATAGCTTTAAATCACGGAATTCAATTGATAGATGTTCACTCAACTGAATCCTTAAACGATGACGACCGTGCCATTTTAATTGAGAAATACAATTTAACTAATGAAATCTTGGATTATGCTGATGATGAAAATGAGCGGGCTCGTTTTGAATATGATGAAATCACCAACACTTATCTAATCGTCTATAACGTGCAGAATGAAAATGAACAGACACCTGATATGTCACAGCGTGTCTTACCTATCTCCTTTGCTATCAGAGAACAAAAGCTTTTTCTCTTCACCAACGATGCGACGCATTACATCAAGGATTATTTAATTTCAGCGAAGAATCATCTTAAACAAACGGATCAACATGAAGTTTGGGAATTCATCTTTAATACGCTCGACCAAATTTCCAGCGACTACAGTGACCAAATCAGTGAAGCTGACGTCCGTCGCAATCGTATCCAAACGTTAATCAAGAAACATCATTCTTCAGAAAAGCAGATTCTTGAACTAGCTGACCTAGAAGATTTAACCACTTATCTCAATACTGCTATCAATGGCAACCTTACCGTTGTAAAGCAGTTGGAATTAATATCTTCAGGTAATGTTCAAGATTTGCATTTGAATAAAACTTCTCGAGAACATTTACATGATTCTTTGATTGAAATTGAACAAATTAAGAATCAGGTTGACCTTAGTTCTGATATTATTGATCGAATTTCTAACACATACAATAATATTTTGAATAATAGAACAAATACGACCATGAAAGTACTGACAATTTACACAATTGTTCTCAGTATTCCCACGATCGTATCCGGATTTTACGGGATGAATATGAAATTACCCGTTGCTGACCAAGGTTGGTCATGGATTTTCTCATTAATCATCACAGTAGTCATTATTTTAGTAATTCTTTGGGACTTGCACCGACGCGATAGCCTCTAG
- a CDS encoding THUMP domain-containing class I SAM-dependent RNA methyltransferase, which translates to MKLIATMSSGFESITAKELQKLGYETKTENGKVYFDGEYEDIAKANLWLRSADRIKILVGTFKATTFEELFDKVYAIQWDNWLPLNAAFPIKARTVKSQLHSERDIQAITKKAIVNKMADVFMRRGRLPETGATFQIETRIHKDVVEITLDTTGESLYKRGYRIEHGAAPLKENFAASMILLTVWHPEEDPFMDPTTGSGTIAIEAARLAKNIAPGIQRHFAFENFDWFDGKILTNLKEEAKAGVKDIDLDIFASDIDGSMIDVAKLNAHDAGVLHDIHFKQVAVKDLKIEGDYGTIITNPPYGQRMSDMENVRKLYKEMGEVFATAPTWNKYILTSDTEFEQYYGHKATKKRKLYNGSIRTDLYQYWARH; encoded by the coding sequence ATGAAATTAATTGCAACGATGTCAAGCGGATTTGAATCGATAACCGCAAAAGAACTACAAAAATTAGGATATGAGACTAAGACCGAAAACGGAAAAGTCTACTTTGATGGTGAATATGAAGATATTGCCAAGGCCAATCTATGGTTACGCAGTGCTGATCGTATCAAAATCCTAGTTGGTACTTTTAAGGCTACAACTTTCGAAGAACTATTTGACAAAGTTTATGCCATTCAATGGGATAACTGGTTGCCTTTAAACGCTGCTTTCCCAATCAAGGCTAGAACTGTAAAGTCACAATTGCATTCAGAGCGTGATATTCAAGCTATCACTAAAAAAGCTATCGTTAATAAGATGGCTGATGTCTTTATGCGTCGTGGTCGTTTGCCTGAAACTGGAGCAACTTTCCAAATTGAAACTAGAATTCACAAGGATGTTGTCGAAATAACACTTGATACAACTGGTGAATCACTTTACAAACGTGGTTACCGTATTGAGCACGGTGCTGCTCCTTTGAAGGAAAACTTTGCGGCTTCAATGATTCTATTAACTGTTTGGCATCCTGAAGAAGATCCATTCATGGACCCAACAACTGGTTCAGGTACAATTGCGATTGAAGCTGCACGTTTGGCTAAAAATATTGCCCCCGGAATCCAACGTCATTTTGCATTTGAAAACTTCGATTGGTTCGATGGTAAGATTCTGACTAATTTGAAGGAAGAAGCTAAGGCTGGCGTTAAGGATATCGACTTAGATATCTTTGCTAGTGATATTGATGGCTCAATGATCGATGTTGCTAAGTTGAATGCTCATGATGCTGGTGTTTTGCATGATATTCACTTTAAACAAGTTGCCGTAAAGGATCTAAAGATTGAAGGGGACTACGGTACAATCATTACCAACCCACCTTATGGTCAACGTATGAGTGATATGGAAAATGTTCGTAAATTGTATAAAGAAATGGGAGAAGTCTTTGCGACCGCTCCCACATGGAATAAATATATTCTAACTAGTGATACAGAATTCGAACAGTACTATGGTCACAAAGCTACTAAGAAACGTAAGCTTTATAATGGTTCAATCAGAACTGACCTTTATCAATACTGGGCTAGACACTAG